In Bacillus cytotoxicus NVH 391-98, the following are encoded in one genomic region:
- the gntK gene encoding gluconokinase, with the protein METRGRVIGIDIGTTSTKAVVFTEKGKVVATHAIDYPIIQPHSGWAEQDPDVICSAVYKTVSVAIKKGNVLPADISSIGISTAMHALIAVDKEGSPLTKSIIWADNRSIKQSEKLLQHMHGHEIYRRTGTPIHPMSPLSKLLWMKEEEPDLYARAYKFISIKEYVIYQLFAQYVVDYSIASATGLFNLETLDWDGDVLQMLELSPEQLSTPVPTTYILSGMNVKLAQKMGISENTPVVIGASDGVLANVGVGAISPGEAAITIGTSGAVRTISQNINTDEKGRTFCYALTDKQWVIGGPTNNGGILLRWLRDEFGSPEQEVAKKLGIDPYDLLIQYAESVPAGADGLLFLPFLSGERSPYWNANARGTFFGIHLQHKREHFIRAVMEGVCMSVYSVALAIRDQTGPLSEIRVSGGFAKSAFWRQMLSDMMGKELLVPESHEASALGAAALSLYAIGKIDSLEEVKDWIQIVHHHVPNKENTALYLEMFYMYERLYNRLKEEFDCIAAFQRKQ; encoded by the coding sequence ACAAGGGGGAGAGTAATCGGGATTGATATCGGTACCACAAGTACAAAAGCGGTTGTTTTTACTGAAAAAGGGAAAGTAGTTGCAACACATGCAATTGATTATCCAATTATTCAGCCGCATTCGGGATGGGCTGAACAAGATCCTGATGTAATATGTTCCGCTGTATATAAAACTGTAAGCGTTGCCATTAAAAAAGGGAACGTGCTGCCGGCCGATATTTCTTCCATCGGGATTAGTACTGCGATGCATGCACTCATTGCGGTAGATAAAGAAGGAAGTCCATTAACAAAATCTATTATATGGGCAGATAATCGGAGTATAAAGCAATCAGAAAAATTATTGCAGCATATGCATGGACATGAAATTTATCGTAGAACAGGTACACCTATTCATCCGATGTCTCCACTTTCAAAATTGTTGTGGATGAAAGAGGAAGAACCAGATTTATATGCGAGAGCTTATAAATTCATTTCTATAAAAGAGTATGTGATTTATCAATTATTTGCACAATATGTTGTTGACTATTCCATTGCATCAGCTACAGGTCTATTCAATCTAGAAACATTAGACTGGGACGGAGATGTATTACAAATGCTGGAGCTATCACCTGAACAGTTATCAACGCCTGTACCGACTACGTATATTTTGTCAGGAATGAATGTGAAGCTGGCTCAGAAGATGGGGATTTCTGAAAATACGCCAGTTGTTATTGGAGCAAGTGATGGTGTTCTTGCAAATGTCGGTGTTGGTGCGATATCTCCGGGAGAGGCAGCTATTACAATCGGAACGAGCGGTGCTGTTCGAACCATTTCACAAAACATCAATACCGATGAGAAAGGGAGAACGTTTTGTTACGCATTGACAGACAAACAGTGGGTAATTGGCGGTCCGACGAATAATGGAGGCATTTTATTAAGGTGGTTACGCGATGAATTTGGTAGTCCAGAACAGGAAGTCGCCAAGAAATTAGGTATTGACCCATACGATTTATTAATTCAATATGCTGAAAGTGTGCCAGCTGGAGCTGATGGGTTACTATTTTTACCATTTTTATCAGGAGAACGTTCTCCGTATTGGAATGCAAATGCAAGAGGTACGTTCTTCGGCATTCATCTGCAACATAAACGTGAACATTTTATTCGTGCTGTTATGGAAGGCGTCTGTATGAGTGTCTATTCTGTAGCACTTGCTATTCGAGATCAAACAGGACCGCTGTCTGAGATTCGTGTTTCAGGTGGTTTTGCAAAATCAGCATTTTGGCGACAAATGTTATCGGATATGATGGGCAAAGAGTTGCTTGTTCCGGAAAGTCATGAAGCATCTGCACTAGGAGCAGCCGCGTTATCTTTATATGCGATAGGAAAGATTGATTCACTAGAAGAGGTGAAAGATTGGATCCAAATTGTTCATCATCATGTACCAAATAAAGAAAATACGGCTTTATATTTAGAGATGTTCTATATGTATGAACGACTTTACAATCGTCTGAAAGAAGAGTTTGATTGTATAGCTGCTTTCCAACGTAAACAGTAG
- a CDS encoding GntP family permease, giving the protein MVVGIVLAAVVILLLLITVAKWHPFVALILTAIGVGLAMGMPLIATSSKEMGIIDSIKLGLGNTLGFLAIVLALGTMLGKMMAESGGAERIANTLIERFGTKRVHWAMMVVAFLVGIPVFFQVGFVLLIPLVFTIALETGVSLITIGIPLVAGLSVVHGLVPPHPAAMAAVGIFKADVGKTILYALIIGIPTAVISGPIYGKWIGARIHKNVPKDVAEQLNERDTKKELPGFGNTLFTILLPVLLMLGASIAEVALEKTSQLAKTLHFIGDPVVALLIATMYSFFSLGYAKGFSKEKVLQFTNDCLGPIANILLVIGAGGAFNKVLLDSGIGTTIADMAKESHISPILLGWGIAALIRVATGSATVSMMTAAGIVAPIAASMPGVNVELLALATGAGSLILSHVNDSGFWMIKEYFGMTVKETLFTWTAMETILSIVALGLISLLNLII; this is encoded by the coding sequence ATGGTAGTTGGGATTGTACTAGCGGCTGTTGTCATATTACTATTACTGATTACAGTAGCAAAATGGCATCCATTTGTCGCTTTAATTTTAACTGCAATCGGAGTTGGGCTCGCCATGGGGATGCCTTTGATTGCAACGTCGTCAAAAGAAATGGGGATCATTGATTCTATTAAATTAGGACTTGGTAATACGTTAGGCTTTTTAGCGATTGTTTTAGCTTTAGGAACAATGCTTGGGAAGATGATGGCTGAGTCTGGGGGTGCTGAAAGAATTGCAAATACCCTTATAGAACGTTTTGGAACAAAGCGCGTTCATTGGGCAATGATGGTTGTTGCATTTTTAGTCGGCATTCCAGTGTTTTTCCAAGTTGGATTTGTATTATTAATCCCGCTTGTATTTACAATTGCATTAGAAACAGGTGTTTCACTTATAACAATTGGTATTCCGCTTGTAGCAGGTCTATCTGTTGTACATGGGTTAGTACCACCACATCCAGCTGCGATGGCTGCAGTTGGTATTTTTAAAGCGGATGTAGGAAAAACGATATTATATGCGTTAATCATTGGAATTCCAACAGCAGTTATTTCAGGACCGATTTACGGTAAATGGATTGGTGCTCGTATACATAAAAACGTTCCAAAAGATGTAGCAGAGCAGCTGAATGAAAGGGATACGAAAAAAGAACTTCCTGGCTTTGGAAACACGTTATTTACTATTTTACTTCCGGTATTACTTATGCTTGGAGCATCAATAGCGGAAGTAGCATTAGAAAAAACAAGTCAATTGGCAAAGACATTGCATTTTATTGGAGATCCTGTCGTTGCGTTATTAATAGCAACGATGTATTCCTTCTTTAGCCTTGGTTATGCAAAGGGATTTTCAAAAGAGAAAGTATTACAATTTACAAATGATTGTTTAGGGCCGATTGCGAACATACTGTTAGTTATTGGAGCAGGCGGAGCATTCAATAAAGTGTTATTAGACTCAGGTATCGGCACTACAATTGCAGATATGGCGAAAGAATCGCATATTTCTCCAATACTATTAGGGTGGGGGATTGCTGCACTTATTCGAGTTGCAACAGGTTCTGCAACAGTCTCAATGATGACAGCAGCTGGAATTGTAGCACCGATTGCAGCGAGTATGCCAGGAGTGAATGTAGAATTATTAGCGCTTGCAACAGGAGCAGGATCACTCATTTTATCACATGTGAATGATTCTGGTTTTTGGATGATTAAAGAATACTTCGGAATGACGGTAAAGGAAACGCTATTCACATGGACAGCGATGGAAACCATTCTGTCAATTGTAGCACTTGGACTCATTTCGTTATTAAATCTTATAATATAG
- the gnd gene encoding phosphogluconate dehydrogenase (NAD(+)-dependent, decarboxylating) has product MKLGLIGLGKMGFPLAEHLHEDGHDVVVYDVNQELVEKAGQLGIAARPTLKKLVETLESPRIIWVMVPAGEIVDSVLHELYPLLDKGDIVIEGGNSFYKDTLRRAEEAERLGLHYVDIGTSGGVEGARYGACLMVGGKKEIFNQLELLFKDLAVENGYSYAGRVGSGHFLKMVHNGIEYGMMQAIAEGFEVLEKSDFDYNYEEVAKVWANGSVIRGWLMDLTEKAFADDPKLAGIKGVMNSSGEGKWTVETALELQAAAPVIAMSLFMRYRSQEDDTFHGKVVSALRNQFGGHAVVKK; this is encoded by the coding sequence ATGAAACTAGGTTTAATCGGATTAGGAAAAATGGGTTTCCCATTAGCGGAACATTTACATGAAGATGGACACGACGTAGTCGTTTATGATGTGAATCAAGAGCTTGTAGAAAAAGCAGGACAGCTTGGAATTGCTGCTCGTCCTACATTAAAGAAACTAGTGGAAACGCTGGAATCACCTCGCATCATTTGGGTAATGGTACCGGCTGGAGAAATTGTAGATTCAGTATTACATGAGCTTTATCCATTATTAGATAAAGGAGATATTGTTATTGAAGGTGGAAACTCTTTCTATAAAGATACGTTACGCCGTGCTGAAGAAGCAGAACGATTAGGGCTCCATTATGTAGATATTGGAACATCAGGCGGTGTAGAAGGTGCGCGCTATGGGGCATGCTTAATGGTTGGTGGAAAAAAAGAAATCTTTAATCAATTGGAGCTTTTATTTAAAGATTTAGCAGTAGAAAATGGCTATTCTTATGCAGGGCGTGTTGGAAGTGGTCATTTCTTAAAAATGGTTCATAATGGTATTGAATATGGAATGATGCAAGCAATTGCTGAAGGGTTTGAAGTTTTAGAGAAAAGTGATTTTGATTATAACTATGAAGAGGTGGCAAAAGTATGGGCGAACGGATCCGTTATTCGTGGTTGGTTAATGGATTTAACAGAAAAAGCGTTTGCGGATGATCCTAAATTGGCTGGAATTAAAGGGGTAATGAATTCTTCAGGAGAAGGAAAATGGACAGTCGAAACAGCCCTTGAATTACAAGCAGCCGCTCCAGTCATTGCGATGTCATTATTTATGCGTTACCGTTCTCAAGAAGATGATACATTCCACGGAAAAGTTGTTTCAGCGCTTCGTAATCAATTTGGCGGACATGCTGTTGTAAAAAAATGA
- a CDS encoding tetratricopeptide repeat-containing glycosyltransferase, with the protein MIVKNEEKIIERCLNSAKPVIDFVSICDTGSTDHTPEIIEQWCKDNEIPGTVHHEPFRNFGYNRTLAVALAQKTYPESDYLLVLDADMVLEETANFDKSSLTKDHYLTMQYDIHIKYWLTRLLKASLSWKSVGVTHEYWDIDRSKLGTDYQQEVGRLDGLVVNDQGDGGSKSDKFERDKRLLLEGIKDPETTPDLKIRYLFYLAQTYYHLGEFEEAIKWYKKRVEAGGWREEVFYSLLRIGVCYEQLAIKQEQLRSKVGNSVQKLESFIQKEEELLSLAVTYFQNAWEYRPSRAESLYQLARLYRVRSKNHLSLMYALQGKEIPFPKEDLLFVDYHVYDYLFDYEISICAYYIESKKHIGRKAQKFLESKIEELPIYIAKVVENNKKFY; encoded by the coding sequence ATGATTGTTAAAAATGAAGAGAAAATCATTGAGCGATGTTTAAATTCTGCAAAACCAGTTATTGATTTTGTATCGATTTGTGATACGGGGTCTACCGATCATACGCCTGAAATAATAGAACAATGGTGTAAGGACAATGAGATACCTGGGACCGTTCACCATGAACCGTTTCGAAATTTTGGCTATAATCGTACGCTGGCAGTAGCGTTAGCACAAAAAACATATCCGGAATCAGATTATTTATTAGTGCTTGATGCGGATATGGTTTTAGAAGAGACAGCGAATTTTGATAAAAGTAGTTTAACGAAAGATCATTATTTGACAATGCAGTACGATATTCATATTAAATATTGGCTTACTAGATTATTAAAAGCCTCTCTTTCTTGGAAATCTGTTGGGGTTACGCATGAATATTGGGATATAGATCGTTCAAAACTAGGGACGGATTATCAACAAGAAGTGGGAAGGTTAGATGGCCTTGTTGTAAATGATCAAGGAGATGGCGGAAGTAAGAGTGATAAATTTGAAAGAGATAAACGATTATTATTGGAGGGAATAAAAGATCCAGAAACGACACCAGACTTGAAAATTCGGTATTTATTTTATTTAGCTCAAACCTATTACCATTTAGGAGAATTTGAGGAAGCTATTAAATGGTACAAAAAAAGGGTTGAGGCTGGGGGATGGAGAGAAGAAGTATTTTATTCATTATTGCGAATTGGAGTTTGTTATGAGCAGTTAGCAATAAAACAAGAGCAATTAAGAAGTAAGGTTGGAAATAGTGTGCAGAAATTGGAAAGTTTCATTCAAAAAGAAGAAGAACTTCTTTCTCTGGCGGTTACGTATTTTCAAAATGCTTGGGAATATAGGCCAAGTAGGGCAGAATCATTATATCAGTTAGCCAGATTATATAGAGTGAGATCGAAAAATCATTTAAGTTTAATGTATGCATTACAAGGAAAAGAAATCCCGTTTCCAAAAGAAGATCTTCTATTTGTAGATTATCATGTGTATGATTATTTATTTGACTATGAAATTTCGATTTGTGCTTATTATATTGAAAGTAAGAAACATATTGGTAGAAAAGCACAAAAGTTTCTTGAATCGAAAATCGAAGAATTACCGATATACATCGCAAAGGTGGTTGAGAATAATAAAAAGTTTTATTAA
- a CDS encoding CgeB family protein — translation MELIRWAIDLGTSVYGNTHEELIPLLDYYYDHDHLKAFVVANLILEMDIQEADRPSIELKRCVAAYYAGLYKVAKKYANEMVMKYPNVELYEKNAKVIESFFNKEYDYCFYIWPYTYGSFIDVARALKWQLEQQGQEVIISETLLDQAKQTVLFGAHLFAYRPIPIPNHAIVYNLEQLYDESPYVNAAYLTILKDREVWDYSRQNIEWLKQKGLGKEIKHVKMNYAPTLEIKKGAFPHVLSEDIDVLFIGAMNERRQAIFEQLQELAPNLNIVFQSNVWGIPRNELMARAKIILNIHFHLTGILETPRISHAVANQKFIISESSNPEDEKEWPGIVFAPYEQMVEMIIQYSKLPEERRKLAEKAYWHFKAQKS, via the coding sequence ATGGAATTAATAAGATGGGCTATTGATCTCGGTACATCTGTGTATGGAAATACGCATGAGGAGTTAATTCCGCTGTTGGATTATTACTACGATCACGATCATTTGAAAGCTTTCGTTGTTGCAAATCTTATTTTAGAAATGGATATACAGGAGGCGGATAGACCAAGTATAGAATTAAAAAGATGCGTGGCGGCATATTATGCTGGTTTATATAAAGTTGCAAAAAAATATGCGAATGAGATGGTAATGAAGTATCCGAATGTGGAGTTGTATGAAAAGAATGCAAAGGTAATTGAATCATTTTTTAATAAAGAATATGATTATTGTTTCTATATATGGCCGTACACATATGGGAGTTTTATAGACGTTGCACGTGCTTTAAAATGGCAATTAGAACAACAAGGACAAGAAGTAATTATATCAGAAACGTTATTGGACCAAGCAAAACAGACCGTTCTTTTTGGTGCTCATTTATTTGCTTATCGCCCCATCCCTATACCAAATCATGCAATTGTGTATAATTTAGAGCAGTTATATGATGAGAGTCCTTATGTGAATGCGGCATATCTTACAATATTAAAGGATAGAGAAGTATGGGATTATAGTCGTCAAAATATAGAATGGTTGAAACAGAAAGGATTAGGAAAAGAAATAAAACATGTGAAGATGAATTATGCCCCGACATTAGAAATAAAAAAAGGAGCATTTCCTCACGTGCTTTCAGAAGATATTGATGTTCTGTTTATTGGTGCTATGAATGAGCGACGTCAAGCGATTTTTGAACAGCTTCAAGAGCTTGCCCCGAACTTGAATATTGTTTTTCAAAGCAATGTATGGGGAATTCCTAGAAACGAACTGATGGCACGAGCAAAGATCATTTTAAATATTCATTTCCATTTAACTGGAATTCTTGAAACGCCACGAATTTCTCATGCTGTTGCGAATCAAAAGTTTATTATTTCTGAATCGAGTAATCCAGAAGACGAAAAAGAGTGGCCAGGAATCGTTTTTGCTCCTTATGAACAAATGGTAGAAATGATTATACAATACAGCAAGCTACCAGAGGAGCGGAGAAAGTTAGCAGAGAAGGCTTATTGGCATTTTAAAGCACAAAAGTCCTAA
- a CDS encoding NADPH-dependent FMN reductase gives MKLVVMNGTPRKFGRTRVIAKYIAEHFEGELYDLAIEELPLYNGEDSQRELEAVTKLKNLVKSADGVVLCTPEYHNAMSGALKNALDFLSSSEFIHKPVALLAVAGGGKGGMNALNSMRIVARGVYANTIPKQVVVDGLHVQDGELGEEAKPLIHDLIKELKAYMDVYKEVKKQLGVD, from the coding sequence ATGAAATTAGTCGTAATGAATGGAACGCCAAGAAAATTCGGTAGAACACGTGTAATTGCAAAATATATTGCAGAGCACTTTGAAGGGGAATTATATGATTTGGCGATCGAAGAATTGCCTTTATATAACGGGGAAGATTCACAGCGTGAACTAGAAGCTGTAACAAAATTGAAAAATTTAGTAAAATCAGCAGACGGTGTTGTACTTTGTACACCGGAATATCATAACGCAATGAGTGGCGCTTTAAAAAATGCGCTTGATTTTTTAAGCAGTAGTGAATTTATTCATAAACCAGTTGCTTTATTGGCGGTTGCAGGTGGAGGAAAAGGCGGAATGAACGCATTAAATAGTATGCGTATTGTCGCAAGAGGAGTGTACGCGAATACCATTCCAAAACAAGTTGTAGTAGACGGTTTACATGTACAAGATGGTGAACTTGGAGAAGAGGCAAAACCGCTTATCCATGATCTTATTAAAGAATTAAAAGCATATATGGACGTTTATAAAGAGGTGAAAAAGCAATTAGGAGTTGATTGA
- a CDS encoding YdcF family protein, producing MNKWIVCLLFLLPILYILYITYQMRKVAQKEVSNEIPYILILGAKLFGDKPSQSLQNRLDVALKYLNENPKTKAIVSGGQGEDEDIPEAHSMRNYLVAHGINANRILIEDRSTSTYENLKFSKDLFHITHAIIVSNTYHLYRTKIIAKRLGIKMEALAASTPARSKNKAYIREYIAIIKTLLFDH from the coding sequence ATGAATAAATGGATTGTCTGTCTTCTATTTCTTTTACCAATATTATATATACTATATATTACGTATCAGATGCGCAAAGTTGCTCAAAAAGAGGTGAGTAATGAAATTCCTTATATATTAATATTAGGTGCAAAATTATTTGGAGATAAGCCATCACAATCTCTTCAAAATCGCTTAGATGTAGCTTTAAAATATTTAAATGAAAACCCTAAGACAAAGGCTATCGTATCTGGAGGACAAGGAGAAGATGAAGATATTCCAGAAGCGCATAGTATGCGAAATTATTTAGTAGCACACGGTATCAATGCCAATCGTATTTTGATAGAAGACCGTTCGACAAGTACGTATGAAAATTTAAAGTTTAGTAAAGATTTATTTCATATTACACACGCTATTATTGTAAGTAATACCTATCATTTATATCGTACAAAAATTATTGCGAAACGTTTAGGAATCAAAATGGAAGCATTAGCTGCTTCGACTCCTGCACGTTCTAAGAATAAGGCTTATATAAGAGAGTACATAGCGATTATAAAGACGCTATTATTTGATCATTAG
- the arcD gene encoding arginine-ornithine antiporter, which produces MTNGVIPIEKKLGFFSLIALVVGTMVGGGVFSLPHDLAAGANSGATLIGWCITALGMIPLALVYQTLARQKPELEGGIYSYARAGFGEYIGFNSAWGYWLAGILGNVATIMLLFSTLGYFFPIFKGGNNVASIIGASLLLWTLHFLILIGIREASIMNVIATIGKLVPILLFIVVMVTAFRWETFTHDFWGEGTVSISSVLGQVKNTMLVTLWVFIGVEGAVVLSGRAKNSRDVGKATVLGLILVMAIYILISVLSMGAMSRQELSLLDTPSMGHVLEHVVGSWGAVAINIGLVASLVGTLIGWFLLVSEISHVAGKDGVFPKVFTKTNKKQTPHIALWISNGVAQTLFIIVLFSESTYQMMYFIASTSILLPYLLSALYQLKLVITKEIKQARIKNGVLAFIAFIYSIWLIYAAGLKNLLLVSIVYGIGLVVYMFARKEKGNRYFSNGERYVMVVIVIATIASLYLLFTGNIQV; this is translated from the coding sequence ATGACAAACGGGGTGATACCGATAGAAAAGAAATTAGGATTTTTCTCATTAATTGCATTAGTAGTTGGAACAATGGTTGGAGGTGGCGTATTTAGCCTCCCACATGACTTAGCAGCTGGGGCAAATAGTGGTGCTACACTAATTGGTTGGTGTATTACAGCATTAGGAATGATTCCACTTGCGCTTGTATATCAAACATTAGCAAGGCAAAAACCAGAGCTTGAGGGCGGAATTTATAGTTATGCACGCGCAGGGTTTGGTGAATACATTGGTTTTAATAGTGCGTGGGGATATTGGCTTGCTGGGATTTTAGGAAATGTAGCAACGATTATGTTATTGTTTAGCACGCTTGGATATTTCTTTCCCATTTTTAAAGGTGGAAATAATGTAGCTTCGATTATTGGCGCCTCTCTTTTATTATGGACACTTCACTTTTTGATTTTAATTGGAATTCGTGAAGCGTCAATTATGAATGTAATTGCTACAATTGGAAAGCTAGTTCCAATCTTATTATTTATCGTCGTAATGGTTACAGCATTTCGCTGGGAGACATTTACTCATGATTTTTGGGGAGAAGGGACTGTTTCCATCTCTTCTGTACTTGGACAAGTGAAAAACACAATGCTCGTGACGCTTTGGGTATTTATTGGGGTAGAAGGAGCCGTTGTGTTATCTGGAAGAGCAAAGAATAGTCGTGATGTTGGAAAAGCGACAGTTTTGGGACTTATTTTAGTCATGGCAATTTACATTTTAATTTCCGTCCTTTCAATGGGGGCTATGTCAAGACAAGAATTATCTCTTTTAGACACGCCTTCAATGGGACATGTATTAGAACATGTAGTTGGCTCTTGGGGAGCAGTTGCTATTAATATCGGTTTAGTTGCATCACTTGTGGGGACTTTAATTGGATGGTTTCTACTTGTTTCTGAAATTTCTCATGTGGCCGGAAAAGATGGTGTTTTTCCGAAAGTATTTACAAAAACAAATAAAAAACAAACACCGCATATTGCATTATGGATTTCAAATGGTGTTGCACAAACGTTATTTATCATTGTGCTTTTCTCAGAATCAACATATCAAATGATGTATTTTATTGCTTCGACATCTATTTTATTACCGTATTTATTATCGGCATTGTATCAGCTAAAATTAGTTATTACAAAGGAAATAAAACAAGCGAGAATAAAAAATGGAGTATTAGCTTTCATTGCATTTATTTATTCCATCTGGTTAATTTATGCAGCTGGGCTAAAGAATTTGTTACTAGTTTCCATTGTTTATGGTATTGGTCTTGTTGTTTATATGTTTGCTCGAAAAGAAAAAGGAAATCGCTATTTTTCAAACGGTGAGAGATATGTTATGGTTGTCATTGTCATTGCAACTATTGCATCGCTTTATTTGCTATTTACAGGAAATATACAAGTGTAA
- a CDS encoding AAA family ATPase codes for MKLHKALHPSFIKRMYHMRFIGKFVKGIEEKETFSIQCLSPIPSVLQSQFGEEPYVFEGICSNKKNEKVFADLKKRKLEKQLVLFRLYYERGNIYVELICTEQKELVDAYKIIPSPRLTGYRKRESFERKLGNGYLSFLMPKFPQDFDTPDLLWHEGRLYGNLSLKPSVSSIAYCEQRKECKYIEIDDWKKYVELEVDDHLYFVNANIYEQLVKRVAEEGKPIEVIDIRNQKEEQEWDERETSFLQYVQKIVCDKGLYIDVTDIFNFHISVKTNMLTILGGIPGIGKSRFVQAYAEALGLQYGEELIWIPISPTYQEPHDLLGYLHPNGAFIESETQLVRTLLKAKENPNQLYMIVFDEMNMSHIEHWFTPFLSILQLEKKNRILTLYEEGARGENQVPAKIEIGENIIFVGTINFDETTKELSDRLLDRVNLITLQKIPFCEMSMRQEKNIQFPSLAVTAREFRINWVRNKAMVEVFSEEELELLDKLHDILSSYDASKGISFRCAAAIASYLQNIPMHNNQSYMISREEGFDLQIKQRVLTKLRGTEMTVGALLSEEEKKGAMLIPLLQSPLANCVSTFEHSLAYLRQKRRELELYGYAK; via the coding sequence TTGAAATTACATAAAGCTCTTCATCCAAGTTTTATAAAACGGATGTATCATATGAGGTTTATTGGGAAATTTGTAAAAGGCATAGAAGAAAAAGAGACATTTTCAATCCAATGTTTGTCACCAATTCCTTCGGTTTTGCAATCCCAGTTTGGAGAGGAACCATACGTATTTGAAGGTATATGTAGTAATAAGAAGAATGAGAAAGTGTTCGCTGATTTGAAAAAGAGAAAGTTAGAAAAACAGTTGGTGTTATTTCGACTTTATTATGAAAGAGGAAACATATATGTAGAATTAATATGCACAGAACAGAAAGAATTGGTGGATGCATATAAAATTATTCCTTCACCAAGACTAACTGGATATAGAAAAAGAGAATCTTTTGAGAGAAAGCTTGGGAATGGCTATCTATCTTTTCTCATGCCTAAGTTTCCACAGGATTTTGATACACCGGATTTATTATGGCATGAAGGGCGTTTATATGGAAATTTATCATTAAAGCCGTCGGTTAGTTCTATTGCCTATTGTGAACAAAGAAAGGAATGTAAATATATTGAGATTGATGACTGGAAGAAATATGTGGAATTAGAAGTTGATGATCATTTGTATTTTGTAAATGCAAATATATACGAGCAACTCGTAAAACGCGTTGCGGAAGAGGGGAAGCCAATTGAAGTGATAGATATTAGAAATCAAAAAGAAGAGCAGGAATGGGACGAACGAGAAACCTCTTTTCTACAGTATGTACAGAAAATAGTATGTGATAAAGGGTTATATATTGATGTAACGGATATCTTTAATTTTCACATTAGTGTAAAAACGAATATGTTAACCATTCTTGGTGGTATACCAGGGATTGGGAAATCTCGTTTTGTGCAGGCGTATGCAGAAGCATTAGGATTGCAATATGGTGAAGAATTAATATGGATTCCTATATCTCCGACTTATCAAGAGCCACATGATTTACTTGGTTATCTTCATCCAAATGGAGCATTTATTGAAAGTGAGACACAGCTTGTTCGAACATTATTAAAAGCAAAAGAAAATCCGAATCAGCTATATATGATTGTATTTGATGAAATGAATATGTCGCATATTGAGCATTGGTTTACCCCATTTTTATCGATTCTCCAATTAGAAAAAAAGAATCGTATTCTTACTTTATATGAAGAAGGGGCTAGGGGAGAAAATCAAGTCCCAGCGAAAATTGAAATTGGAGAAAATATTATTTTTGTTGGCACGATAAATTTTGATGAAACAACGAAAGAATTATCCGACCGTTTATTAGATCGAGTCAATCTTATTACATTGCAAAAAATTCCATTTTGTGAAATGAGCATGAGACAGGAAAAGAATATACAATTTCCTTCTCTGGCAGTAACCGCTAGGGAGTTTCGCATAAATTGGGTAAGAAATAAAGCGATGGTTGAAGTTTTTTCAGAGGAGGAATTGGAGTTGCTAGATAAGTTGCATGATATATTGTCCTCTTACGATGCATCAAAAGGTATTTCTTTTCGATGCGCTGCGGCTATTGCCTCATATTTGCAAAATATTCCCATGCACAATAACCAGTCTTATATGATTAGCAGGGAAGAAGGCTTTGACTTGCAAATTAAGCAGCGCGTATTAACAAAATTGCGTGGAACCGAGATGACAGTTGGTGCTCTTCTTTCTGAAGAGGAAAAAAAGGGAGCGATGCTAATCCCATTATTACAATCTCCTCTTGCAAATTGTGTCTCAACATTCGAACATTCCTTAGCGTATTTAAGACAAAAGCGACGCGAATTGGAGTTGTATGGTTATGCAAAATAA